One part of the Salinimonas iocasae genome encodes these proteins:
- the rsxA gene encoding electron transport complex subunit RsxA has translation MTDFLLLLVGTVLVNNFVLVKFLGLCPFMGVSSKLETAIGMSMATTFVLTLASVSSYLVETYILQPLGIGYLRTLAFILVIAVVVQFTEMVVHKTSPTLYRLLGIFLPLITTNCAVLGVALLNLTEQHNFMQSLVYGFGAAVGFSLVLILFAAMRERLAAADVPSPFKGASIAMVTAGLMSLAFMGFSGLVKL, from the coding sequence ATGACCGATTTTCTTTTGCTACTTGTTGGAACAGTACTGGTCAATAACTTCGTTTTGGTGAAGTTTCTCGGGTTGTGCCCGTTTATGGGTGTATCCAGTAAACTGGAGACCGCAATCGGCATGTCGATGGCGACCACGTTTGTGCTTACTCTGGCATCAGTATCAAGCTATCTGGTAGAAACTTATATTTTACAGCCATTAGGCATTGGCTATTTACGCACACTTGCTTTTATTCTTGTGATTGCAGTGGTGGTACAGTTTACTGAAATGGTTGTGCATAAAACCAGCCCTACCCTGTATCGCTTGCTGGGCATATTTCTTCCTCTTATCACCACCAACTGCGCTGTACTTGGTGTAGCCCTGCTAAACCTGACTGAGCAGCACAACTTTATGCAGAGTCTTGTTTATGGTTTCGGCGCGGCTGTCGGTTTCTCTTTGGTACTGATTCTTTTTGCAGCCATGCGCGAACGTCTGGCTGCTGCAGATGTACCCTCGCCGTTTAAAGGCGCTTCCATTGCGATGGTCACAGCCGGATTAATGTCGCTTGCATTTATGGGCTTCAGCGGATTGGTGAAATTGTAA
- the rsxB gene encoding electron transport complex subunit RsxB produces MSMTVALIAIGLLALIFGLVLGYASIKFKVEGDPLVDQIDEVLPQTQCGQCGYPGCRPYAEAIANGDEINKCPPGGESTIKKLADLMGVEPKPLDAAHGEEDEKKVAFIREDECIGCTKCIQACPVDAILGAAKHMHTVITEECTGCDLCVDPCPVDCIDMVPVSPTTTSWTWDFDKTPKGDIPVKVVS; encoded by the coding sequence ATGAGTATGACTGTTGCACTGATTGCTATCGGACTTCTGGCGCTTATCTTTGGCCTGGTATTAGGCTACGCCAGCATAAAATTTAAAGTCGAAGGCGATCCTCTGGTCGATCAAATCGATGAAGTTTTACCGCAGACCCAATGCGGCCAGTGTGGCTACCCGGGATGCCGGCCTTATGCCGAGGCCATCGCCAATGGTGACGAGATAAACAAATGCCCCCCGGGCGGTGAGTCAACCATTAAAAAGCTGGCAGATCTTATGGGGGTCGAGCCCAAACCGCTGGATGCAGCGCATGGCGAAGAAGACGAGAAAAAAGTTGCGTTCATTCGTGAGGATGAATGTATAGGTTGCACCAAGTGTATTCAGGCATGTCCGGTAGACGCTATCCTGGGTGCAGCAAAACATATGCATACAGTAATTACCGAAGAATGTACCGGGTGTGACCTGTGCGTTGACCCTTGCCCTGTCGACTGTATTGATATGGTGCCGGTCTCCCCTACCACTACATCATGGACGTGGGATTTTGATAAAACGCCTAAAGGCGATATCCCCGTGAAGGTGGTGTCATGA
- the rsxC gene encoding electron transport complex subunit RsxC: MNASFEQIVSKLSSGELYDFPGGVHPQDKKSISNQDVIRRAPLPEKLIIPVRQHVGTEGRLAVSVGDHVMKGQPLTRSSHPFAIPVHAPTSGTVTDIGQHITAHPSGLREQAIVIQPDGEETWTTLTPLSDYASREPANVVEALCDAGISGMGGAGFPTHIKASGTKKIEFIVINGVECEPYITADDRLMREHAWQIRQGADVLSHLVKPQLIIVAIEDNKPEALDAMKIACKDNPDIQVVSVPTKYPAGGEKQLIQVLTGREVPRDGLPADIGVLMFNVGTCYAIADAIFHGKPLIERVVTLTGGAVEKPGNVWALIGTPVNHLLGEAQYNSRKQKDPQVVMGGPMMGFTLNDAAVPVVKITNCLLVPANGELIDDTSERPCIRCSACADACPATLLPQQLFWHSKAHEYEKAQEYNLFDCIECGACAYVCPSEIPLVHYYRQAKSAIRQQRDEKARAEKAKERFEARKARLEREKIEREEKHKRAKEARAKTASAGAPKDKVAAALARAKSKRAEETSTTPENDTSQSDKQAKVAAAVARAKARKIGQSPQQTDAEQIQQASMPAADGQTVDSDISDKQKRVAAAVARAKAKKAQRGNPDAAESVDSQTGSASQQDEGSSETGTAEDDKKKRVAAAVARAKAKKAQRENTDAAEPDDSKTETPSSQEAESSEAESAADEKEKRIAAAVARAKAKKAQREKTDAAEPVDSQTSSASPQDEGSSETGTAEDEKKKRVATAVARAKAKKARREKTDTAEPVDSQTETPSSQEAESSEAESAADEKQKRIAAAVARAKAKKAQRDKQNENNS; this comes from the coding sequence ATGAACGCCAGCTTTGAACAAATCGTTAGTAAGTTATCGTCCGGTGAGCTTTACGACTTCCCAGGGGGCGTGCATCCGCAAGACAAAAAGTCTATATCAAATCAAGATGTAATCAGACGCGCCCCACTGCCTGAAAAACTCATTATCCCCGTACGGCAACATGTGGGGACAGAAGGCCGCCTGGCAGTCAGTGTCGGCGATCACGTTATGAAGGGACAGCCACTTACCCGTAGCTCACACCCTTTTGCAATTCCTGTGCATGCGCCAACCTCAGGTACCGTAACTGATATCGGGCAGCATATCACTGCGCACCCAAGTGGTCTGCGCGAACAGGCCATTGTGATACAACCTGATGGTGAAGAAACCTGGACAACGCTCACCCCCTTATCAGATTACGCCTCAAGAGAACCTGCTAACGTCGTTGAAGCGCTGTGTGATGCAGGTATCTCAGGTATGGGCGGAGCGGGCTTCCCGACCCATATTAAGGCCAGCGGCACAAAGAAAATTGAATTTATTGTTATTAATGGTGTGGAGTGCGAGCCTTACATCACTGCTGACGATAGATTGATGCGCGAGCACGCCTGGCAAATCAGGCAAGGTGCTGATGTACTGTCGCATCTGGTCAAGCCACAACTCATCATTGTTGCAATTGAAGACAACAAACCAGAAGCATTGGATGCGATGAAAATTGCCTGTAAGGATAATCCGGACATTCAGGTGGTTTCTGTTCCGACCAAGTATCCGGCGGGTGGTGAGAAGCAGCTTATTCAGGTACTGACTGGACGCGAAGTGCCTCGTGATGGCTTGCCCGCAGATATCGGCGTGCTGATGTTTAATGTTGGTACCTGCTATGCAATCGCCGATGCCATTTTTCACGGTAAGCCGCTTATCGAACGCGTGGTTACACTGACCGGCGGGGCCGTAGAAAAACCGGGCAATGTATGGGCCCTGATTGGAACGCCGGTAAATCACTTGCTGGGTGAAGCACAGTACAACAGTCGCAAGCAAAAGGATCCGCAAGTGGTAATGGGTGGGCCGATGATGGGTTTCACCTTGAATGATGCTGCCGTGCCTGTAGTTAAAATAACCAACTGCCTGTTAGTTCCCGCCAATGGTGAGCTTATAGATGATACCAGTGAGCGACCATGTATCAGGTGTAGCGCCTGTGCAGACGCCTGCCCTGCTACATTGCTACCTCAACAGCTGTTCTGGCATTCCAAAGCACACGAGTACGAAAAGGCCCAGGAATATAATCTTTTCGACTGTATTGAATGCGGTGCCTGCGCTTACGTATGTCCCAGTGAAATACCACTCGTCCACTATTACCGACAGGCCAAATCTGCCATTCGTCAGCAGCGCGATGAGAAAGCCCGTGCTGAAAAAGCCAAAGAGCGGTTTGAAGCGCGAAAAGCGCGACTGGAGCGGGAAAAGATTGAGCGCGAGGAGAAACACAAACGAGCGAAAGAAGCCAGAGCCAAAACCGCCTCTGCTGGTGCGCCTAAAGACAAAGTTGCTGCTGCATTAGCCAGAGCGAAATCCAAGCGTGCAGAAGAGACTTCTACAACGCCAGAAAACGATACCTCACAATCGGATAAGCAAGCAAAGGTCGCGGCGGCAGTTGCCCGTGCTAAAGCCAGAAAAATCGGCCAATCGCCTCAACAAACTGATGCGGAACAGATTCAACAGGCTTCGATGCCGGCCGCCGATGGTCAAACGGTCGACTCAGATATATCAGACAAGCAAAAGCGTGTGGCGGCTGCAGTAGCACGGGCGAAAGCAAAAAAAGCTCAGCGCGGTAATCCGGATGCAGCAGAATCGGTAGATTCACAGACCGGCAGCGCTTCGCAACAGGATGAAGGGTCATCGGAAACCGGAACAGCTGAGGATGATAAGAAAAAACGCGTCGCCGCCGCGGTAGCGCGGGCAAAAGCAAAAAAGGCCCAGCGTGAAAACACGGATGCAGCAGAGCCAGATGATTCAAAAACCGAAACGCCTTCATCACAGGAAGCTGAATCTTCAGAGGCCGAGTCCGCTGCAGATGAGAAAGAAAAACGTATTGCCGCTGCGGTAGCGCGGGCGAAAGCAAAAAAGGCCCAACGCGAAAAGACAGATGCAGCAGAGCCGGTTGATTCACAGACCAGCAGCGCTTCGCCACAGGATGAAGGGTCATCGGAAACCGGAACAGCTGAGGATGAGAAGAAAAAACGTGTCGCCACTGCGGTAGCGCGGGCAAAAGCAAAAAAAGCCCGGCGCGAAAAAACGGATACAGCAGAGCCAGTTGATTCACAAACCGAAACGCCTTCATCACAGGAAGCTGAATCCTCTGAGGCCGAGTCCGCTGCAGATGAGAAACAAAAACGTATTGCCGCTGCAGTAGCGCGGGCAAAAGCAAAAAAAGCTCAGCGCGATAAGCAAAATGAGAACAACAGCTAA
- the rsxD gene encoding electron transport complex subunit RsxD produces MKLTLSSSPHQRVQRDTGQIMRLVIYAMAPAMVLQMFFFGWGLLIQASIAVLTAVATEAAFLALRSKPIGRALSDYSAVLTALLLAVSIPPALPWWMTVLGTFCAIAIAKQLYGGLGFNMFNPAMIAYVILLISFPVAMTMWLPPQQFLSEPLSFADTLSLIFTGFTQSGMDVVQLRTVVDGVTMATPLDAVKTGLTQSQTYTESLQAPIFDGGFASSLGAAWSWVALAYLAGGLFLLKAKVINWHIPVAMIVSVVVFSGFLHLLDMDRYASPLFHVFNGSLLIGAFFIATDPVSASTTNKGRLIFAGAIGFWLVIIRTFGGYPDAVAFAVIIMNMAVPLIDYYTRPRTYGHSPRPQKRKHR; encoded by the coding sequence ATGAAACTAACCTTATCCAGCTCTCCACACCAGCGCGTTCAAAGAGATACCGGGCAGATCATGCGACTGGTCATTTATGCAATGGCACCCGCCATGGTATTACAGATGTTCTTTTTTGGCTGGGGCTTACTCATTCAGGCGTCTATCGCTGTACTGACAGCGGTGGCAACCGAAGCTGCTTTTCTGGCGTTACGTAGTAAGCCGATTGGCCGTGCATTAAGTGACTACAGCGCTGTACTGACCGCATTATTACTTGCCGTGAGCATTCCTCCTGCGTTGCCCTGGTGGATGACCGTGCTGGGAACGTTTTGTGCAATCGCAATCGCAAAGCAACTTTATGGTGGACTGGGCTTCAATATGTTCAATCCGGCCATGATTGCGTATGTCATTCTTCTTATTTCGTTTCCGGTTGCGATGACGATGTGGTTGCCGCCTCAGCAATTTCTCTCAGAGCCGCTGTCTTTCGCTGATACGTTAAGTCTGATTTTCACCGGCTTTACCCAGTCCGGGATGGATGTTGTTCAATTGCGAACCGTGGTTGACGGGGTAACAATGGCAACGCCATTAGATGCAGTAAAGACCGGGCTAACCCAGAGTCAGACCTATACCGAATCTTTACAGGCCCCTATTTTTGATGGTGGTTTCGCTTCCAGCCTTGGTGCAGCGTGGTCCTGGGTTGCGTTGGCCTACCTTGCAGGGGGATTGTTCTTATTAAAAGCTAAAGTGATCAACTGGCACATTCCGGTTGCCATGATTGTCAGTGTAGTGGTTTTTTCCGGCTTTCTGCATTTACTTGATATGGACCGGTACGCATCCCCGTTATTCCATGTTTTTAATGGCAGTTTACTTATTGGGGCATTTTTTATCGCCACCGACCCTGTTTCAGCATCGACAACAAACAAGGGGCGTCTTATTTTCGCCGGAGCGATTGGCTTTTGGCTGGTGATTATCAGAACCTTTGGTGGTTACCCGGACGCCGTGGCGTTTGCCGTTATCATTATGAATATGGCGGTCCCCTTAATTGACTATTACACGCGCCCCAGAACCTATGGGCATAGTCCTCGCCCACAAAAGCGTAAGCACAGGTAG
- the rsxG gene encoding electron transport complex subunit RsxG — protein sequence MFKTLATNGGMLGAFAVITTALITLTFIGTEERIAQQQRARLLSVLNEVVPASMYNNKLYADCTVIDAEALGTEKAHRVYRARSDEAPVALVLQTTAPNGYSGNIELVVGVDTSMTVLGVRTLSHQETPGLGDKIELAVSDWIRTFSGKTFDQDQQEAWQVKKDGGQFDQFTGATITPRAVVGAVRRTLDYVVENQTALFAQPANCSVSQ from the coding sequence ATGTTTAAAACATTAGCCACCAATGGCGGGATGCTCGGGGCCTTTGCGGTCATTACCACCGCATTGATTACTCTGACGTTTATTGGCACAGAAGAGCGGATTGCTCAACAGCAACGTGCGCGTTTGCTGTCTGTTCTTAATGAAGTTGTGCCTGCTTCAATGTACAACAACAAGCTTTATGCTGACTGCACAGTGATTGACGCCGAGGCACTTGGCACCGAAAAAGCTCACCGGGTCTACCGGGCCCGCAGCGATGAGGCCCCCGTGGCCCTGGTACTGCAAACCACCGCGCCGAACGGTTACAGTGGCAATATTGAGCTGGTAGTGGGTGTTGATACATCGATGACGGTGTTAGGAGTTCGTACCTTGTCTCACCAAGAAACACCCGGTCTGGGAGACAAAATCGAGCTGGCAGTAAGTGACTGGATCCGCACGTTCAGTGGTAAAACCTTTGACCAGGATCAGCAGGAAGCCTGGCAAGTCAAAAAGGATGGTGGACAATTCGATCAGTTTACCGGCGCCACAATTACGCCGCGAGCTGTTGTAGGTGCGGTGCGCCGCACGCTGGACTATGTGGTTGAAAACCAGACTGCATTATTCGCACAGCCTGCTAATTGTAGCGTATCACAGTAA
- a CDS encoding electron transport complex subunit E, with protein MSEYKTLAADGMWDNNPALVQLLGLCPLLAVTATVINGLGLGLATLAVLVGSNVTVSLVRNIVRNEIRIPIFVMVIASFVTIIQLLMNAFTYELYLALGIFIPLIVTNCAIIGRAEAFASKNGVLPAAFDGVMMGLGFTVVLMLLGGMRELLGAGTLLSGADRLFGPVAQNWTITVYVTEHPFLLAILPPGAFIGMGLLIAAKNAIDQRLTARQTKQQKQVTRIRVTAEN; from the coding sequence ATGTCAGAATATAAAACGCTCGCCGCTGACGGCATGTGGGATAACAACCCTGCACTGGTACAGTTGCTTGGTCTGTGTCCGCTGTTGGCCGTCACCGCAACTGTCATTAATGGCCTCGGCCTGGGTCTGGCTACACTGGCAGTATTAGTCGGCTCCAATGTAACCGTTTCCCTGGTTCGCAACATTGTACGCAACGAAATTCGTATCCCTATTTTTGTTATGGTCATTGCTTCGTTTGTAACCATCATTCAGTTACTAATGAACGCATTTACTTATGAGTTATATTTGGCACTGGGTATTTTTATTCCACTTATTGTTACCAATTGTGCCATCATCGGTCGCGCTGAGGCCTTTGCCTCTAAGAACGGCGTGTTACCTGCCGCGTTTGACGGCGTTATGATGGGTCTTGGCTTTACAGTCGTACTTATGCTGCTGGGTGGCATGCGCGAACTACTCGGCGCAGGTACGTTATTATCCGGTGCGGACCGGCTGTTCGGCCCTGTTGCGCAGAACTGGACAATTACCGTCTATGTCACGGAACATCCGTTCTTACTGGCGATTCTGCCACCGGGCGCCTTTATTGGTATGGGGCTGCTAATCGCCGCGAAAAATGCCATTGATCAGCGTTTGACCGCCAGACAAACAAAGCAACAGAAGCAGGTCACCCGCATACGGGTAACCGCAGAGAACTGA
- the nth gene encoding endonuclease III → MNNTKRKEILTRLRDANPTPTTELHFSSPFELLVAVTLSAQATDVGVNKATAKLFPVANTPQAIFDLGVDGLKDYIKTIGLYNAKAENVHKMCKILIEKHGGEVPEDRDALQALPGVGRKTANVVLNTAFGWPTIAVDTHIFRVSNRTKLAMGKNVDQVEQKLLKVVPKEFKVDVHHWLILHGRYTCIARKPRCGSCIIEDLCEFKDKTE, encoded by the coding sequence ATGAATAATACCAAACGAAAAGAGATTCTTACTCGCCTGCGCGACGCTAACCCTACCCCAACCACAGAGCTTCACTTTAGCTCCCCTTTCGAGCTACTCGTAGCGGTAACATTGTCTGCGCAAGCCACCGATGTGGGGGTCAATAAGGCCACGGCAAAGTTATTCCCGGTTGCCAATACGCCTCAGGCAATATTTGATTTAGGGGTGGACGGACTTAAAGACTATATAAAAACAATCGGGCTTTACAATGCTAAAGCAGAAAATGTACACAAGATGTGTAAGATCCTCATTGAAAAGCACGGTGGCGAAGTACCCGAAGACCGGGATGCACTGCAGGCTCTGCCCGGCGTAGGAAGAAAGACAGCCAATGTGGTACTGAACACAGCATTTGGCTGGCCGACTATTGCGGTCGATACGCACATTTTCAGGGTATCTAATCGCACCAAACTGGCTATGGGTAAAAACGTTGACCAGGTGGAACAAAAGTTACTGAAAGTCGTACCGAAAGAATTCAAAGTCGATGTTCATCACTGGTTGATATTGCATGGACGTTACACCTGCATTGCCAGAAAGCCCCGCTGTGGCTCTTGTATTATCGAAGATCTCTGCGAGTTTAAGGACAAGACTGAGTAA
- a CDS encoding serine hydrolase domain-containing protein, which yields MTFTSIGQALPETLKQHPAQYLVREDTVGLESYDDNSTRNQQGKNAQLLEGFSRTLQPELLEQQLESLVAEVEVPGLSFALINNARIVYEFNGGVRNVDSGKPVNQQTMFDAASMSKTVFSAFVLKMVDEGMLSLDTPLFEYMPYQDIAHDERYKKITARMALSHTTGFPNWRFLTDDGKYVPDKPLTIAFEPGTQYQYSGEGFQYLAKVLAHLHETDLDGLQQIINKTLLSPLKMESSSFIWTNYLQQHRADGHVQGKINAGWSITAQNPNFNAAASLQTNARFYAQFLIGIFEDNYLSHKSYQAMTSVQSEKLTDKGNSIYKYGLGLYIENLDGHTFYQHGGFNGSASGLFRYSKEHNVGYVFFTNSEKKNIIDKKIMTWLNNHANRDQSVKAGAL from the coding sequence ATGACATTTACCTCAATCGGTCAGGCGTTACCTGAAACACTGAAGCAGCATCCGGCACAATATCTGGTGCGTGAAGATACTGTCGGGCTTGAATCTTATGATGACAATTCAACGCGTAATCAGCAAGGTAAAAACGCGCAACTGCTAGAGGGATTTTCCCGAACTCTGCAGCCTGAACTGCTTGAGCAGCAACTTGAGAGTCTGGTCGCAGAGGTTGAAGTGCCAGGCTTATCTTTTGCACTAATAAACAACGCGCGAATTGTTTATGAATTTAATGGTGGTGTTCGTAATGTTGATTCGGGTAAGCCGGTTAATCAACAAACCATGTTCGATGCGGCTTCCATGTCCAAAACGGTTTTTAGCGCATTTGTATTGAAAATGGTGGACGAGGGAATGCTTTCATTGGACACCCCGTTGTTTGAATACATGCCTTATCAAGACATTGCGCATGATGAGCGCTATAAAAAAATAACCGCGCGCATGGCATTATCTCATACTACCGGGTTTCCAAACTGGCGATTCTTAACGGATGACGGAAAATATGTGCCTGATAAGCCCCTTACCATCGCTTTTGAGCCTGGTACGCAGTATCAGTATTCGGGAGAGGGCTTTCAGTATTTAGCGAAAGTTTTAGCCCATTTGCATGAAACCGATTTAGACGGACTACAACAGATCATCAACAAGACATTGCTTAGTCCGCTTAAAATGGAATCGAGTAGCTTTATCTGGACGAACTATTTACAGCAGCACAGAGCTGATGGGCATGTGCAGGGTAAAATCAACGCAGGTTGGAGCATCACTGCACAAAACCCAAATTTTAATGCAGCTGCCAGCCTTCAGACAAACGCCAGGTTTTATGCCCAGTTTTTGATTGGCATTTTTGAAGATAACTATCTTTCGCACAAAAGTTATCAGGCAATGACATCGGTTCAGTCTGAAAAGCTTACCGATAAAGGAAACAGCATATATAAATATGGACTGGGGCTTTACATTGAAAACCTTGATGGCCATACGTTTTACCAACATGGAGGCTTCAACGGAAGCGCATCTGGTTTGTTTCGATATAGCAAAGAGCATAATGTGGGCTATGTCTTTTTCACTAACTCGGAAAAGAAAAATATCATTGATAAGAAAATTATGACGTGGCTAAACAATCATGCTAATCGCGATCAGAGCGTAAAAGCAGGGGCACTATGA
- a CDS encoding alpha/beta hydrolase, translated as MNCRVISASLLFLFSGMGVASEQISLPVTSDNSTVYENKQRAYFSTLWDTQVVSNVSSPTLTTFLPKDKKQGSPAVIIAPGGGLYALSINSEGNDVARWLADKGIAAFVLRYRLVPTKHDATAQLSEEWGADYQNVLNKAGKVLPLAIEDGLSAMDYVRKNAASMGVDPQKIGFMGFSAGGAVALGVSYHYDASTRPDFLVPVYPWTDAIAIKKPKDDAPPLIVIAATDDSLGLAEGAVDVYRSYLAADKNAAMHLYSRGDHGFGMRKQGLPSDTWIERVHQWLIAEGFVSDS; from the coding sequence ATGAATTGTAGGGTTATCAGCGCATCACTATTGTTTTTATTTTCCGGGATGGGTGTTGCCAGTGAACAAATTTCCCTTCCTGTCACATCAGATAACTCTACCGTTTATGAAAATAAGCAGCGCGCCTATTTTTCAACGCTATGGGATACGCAGGTTGTCAGCAATGTTTCCTCGCCGACGCTGACAACATTTTTACCTAAAGACAAAAAGCAAGGCAGCCCCGCGGTTATTATCGCCCCCGGCGGCGGGCTTTATGCGCTTAGCATCAACAGTGAAGGTAATGATGTAGCCCGATGGCTGGCAGATAAAGGTATTGCGGCGTTTGTGCTGCGTTATCGCCTGGTCCCCACCAAACATGATGCCACTGCGCAACTATCCGAAGAATGGGGAGCGGACTATCAGAATGTTTTAAACAAAGCAGGTAAGGTACTGCCCCTGGCAATTGAAGACGGACTCAGTGCAATGGACTACGTTCGAAAAAATGCAGCCTCTATGGGGGTAGATCCGCAAAAGATCGGTTTTATGGGATTCTCCGCGGGTGGCGCCGTAGCGCTGGGTGTGAGTTACCACTATGACGCATCGACTCGCCCGGACTTTCTGGTTCCTGTTTATCCATGGACAGATGCTATAGCGATAAAAAAACCAAAAGATGATGCGCCGCCATTGATTGTCATCGCCGCAACCGACGATAGCCTGGGACTGGCCGAAGGGGCAGTTGATGTATACCGTTCTTACCTTGCGGCAGATAAAAATGCCGCTATGCATCTTTATTCCCGGGGCGACCACGGGTTTGGAATGAGAAAGCAGGGGTTGCCTTCAGATACATGGATTGAACGCGTTCACCAGTGGCTCATTGCTGAAGGATTTGTAAGCGACTCCTGA
- a CDS encoding LysR family transcriptional regulator, with protein sequence MIERIHLDILTAIKKHGTVTKAAEALHLSQSALSHSIKKLEAQVQTVIWEKAGRNLRLTTAGERIVTLADRILPQFAHVESLLSQMAKGEMGMLRIGMECHPCYQWLLKVIDPYLKKWPKVDVDVRQQFQFGALGALHRYEIDIIITPDPLLTPSVKYIPVFEYEHRLVVPSGHPLAQKDYVVPEDLSEEVLLSYPVEPERLDIFSQFLHPANCRVKKHKLIETTEIMLQMVAAGRGVCALPGWLVDEYAARMSVSSVRFGSKGIHKQIYVGMRVDEQHINYLEDFIVLAKNIR encoded by the coding sequence ATGATTGAGCGAATACATCTGGATATTCTTACCGCCATCAAAAAGCATGGCACCGTCACCAAAGCCGCAGAAGCACTGCACCTCTCTCAGTCAGCACTCAGTCATAGTATTAAGAAGCTGGAGGCACAAGTTCAGACTGTTATATGGGAAAAAGCAGGCCGCAACTTACGACTGACGACGGCTGGCGAGCGCATCGTTACGCTGGCAGATCGCATCTTACCGCAGTTTGCACATGTAGAATCGCTATTAAGTCAGATGGCAAAAGGAGAAATGGGGATGCTTCGCATTGGCATGGAGTGTCATCCCTGTTATCAGTGGTTGTTAAAGGTGATAGATCCATATCTGAAAAAGTGGCCAAAGGTAGATGTAGATGTCAGACAGCAGTTTCAGTTTGGTGCACTTGGCGCGTTGCATCGCTATGAGATTGATATCATTATTACACCTGACCCTTTACTCACGCCCAGTGTGAAATACATTCCCGTATTTGAATACGAGCACAGGTTGGTGGTTCCAAGCGGTCATCCTCTTGCTCAAAAAGACTACGTTGTACCTGAGGATTTAAGCGAAGAGGTTTTACTAAGCTACCCAGTGGAACCGGAACGTCTGGATATTTTCAGTCAGTTTTTACATCCGGCAAATTGTAGGGTTAAAAAGCATAAGCTGATTGAGACCACAGAAATAATGCTTCAAATGGTAGCCGCCGGACGTGGTGTGTGTGCATTGCCGGGCTGGCTGGTGGATGAATACGCCGCAAGAATGTCTGTATCCAGTGTCCGGTTTGGTAGTAAGGGTATCCATAAACAAATTTACGTAGGTATGCGTGTTGATGAGCAGCACATCAATTATCTGGAAGACTTTATTGTACTGGCTAAAAACATCAGATAG